AAAAGAACACAAAATTTAAGAAAAATATCAATATTTAAAAGAGTTAACCTTGCGGTTAACTCTTTTTTTCACCTTAAAAGTGTAAAATATCCATTTTATTTATTATTATTTGTTTTAAAAAAGTGCTTTTTTGCTTTAAATTATGTATAATATTTACGAGTCAATTATTTTCTTAAGAATTGTCTTAATGGAAGGAACAAAATATGGCGAAGCAAAAAAAAGAAAGAAAATTTATTGCTATGGATTTTGGTTCTCATTCAACAAGAATCTACATTGAAGGTCTAGGAATTGTTTTTGATGAAGCAACTGTTATGGCTTTAAATACAAAAACAAAAAAAATTGTAGCAATTGGTAATGAGGCATCTAAATTAGTTGGTAAAATCAATCACTCAACTATGCTAGAATATCCATTCAAAAATGGAGTAATCGCAAGTATTGACATTTTAAAAGAATTTTTAAATGCAGCGTTAGGTAAATATCAAGATGACTTGGTAGGAGCTATTATGTTGATCGCTTGTCCACTTAGTGTGACAAATTTAGAAAGAAAAGCTTTAGTCGAGCTAGTTAAAAAATTGGGAGCATATTATGTGCAGACCGAAGATGATGTTAAAATGGCAGCACTTGGAGCTGGTTATGACATTTTTGAGCCTAGTGGAATTTTATCACTTGATATTGGTGCTGGAAAAGCAACTGCCGGAGCAATTTCAGCAGATGGAGTTATTTCATACAAGTGAACTAAAGTTGCTGGTAATGCGCTAGATGAAGAAATCGTTA
This Spiroplasma endosymbiont of Panorpa germanica DNA region includes the following protein-coding sequences:
- a CDS encoding rod shape-determining protein — encoded protein: MAKQKKERKFIAMDFGSHSTRIYIEGLGIVFDEATVMALNTKTKKIVAIGNEASKLVGKINHSTMLEYPFKNGVIASIDILKEFLNAALGKYQDDLVGAIMLIACPLSVTNLERKALVELVKKLGAYYVQTEDDVKMAALGAGYDIFEPSGILSLDIGAGKATAGAISADGVISYKWTKVAGNALDEEIVKYIRARYNMEVGAVTGEKVKINIGTLIKTKNPLKIKVFGREVVSGMPKEIVLTDSEISKLVQVAFGNLTTLITGVLEDTPNELAGDIIRNGIIVTGAMSGIQGVKDFFEDFFEIPVKVAKNSATAVIDGAVLYKKRLYQQMEEKIENKESLYN